From the genome of Luteibacter rhizovicinus DSM 16549:
GGCGGCACGCAGGGCCTCACGGTCGGCACCTTCCACGGCATCGCCCACCGGCTCCTCCGGCGCCACTGGCGCGAGGCGGGGCTGGTCGAAGGCTTCCAGATCCTCGATTCCGACGACCAGCAACGGCTGATCAAACGCATCATCGCGGGACTGGGGCTCGACGAGGCCCGGTTCCCGCCGCGCCAGGCCAGCTGGCAGATCAACAACTGGAAGGACGAAGGCAAACGGCCGGACGGCATCGAGCATCGCGACCATCCGGTGACGCGTACCTTCGTCGAGATCTACAAGGCCTACGAGCAGCAGTGCCAGCGTGCCGGCCTGGTCGACTTCGCCGAGCTGCTGCTGCGCGCGCACGAGCTGTGGCTGAAGGATCCCCAGGTGCTCAAGCACTACCAGGATCGCTGGCGCTACCTGCTGATCGACGAGTTCCAGGACACCAACACGCTGCAATACGCGTGGATCCGCGTGCTCGCCGGCAGCACCGGCCAGGCCTTCGTGGTCGGCGACGACGATCAGGCCATCTACGGCTGGCGCGGCGCGAAGGTCGAGAACGTGCAGCAGTTCCTCAACGATTTCCCCGGTGCGAAGACGATCCGCCTGGAGCAGAACTATCGCTCCACCTCGACGATCCTCAATGCCGCGAACGCGGTCATCTCGCGCAACGGCGGCCGCCTCGGCAAGCAGCTCTGGACAGATGGCGGCGAGGGCGAGCGCATTGCGCTGTACGCCGCCTACAACGAACAGGACGAAGCTCGCTTCGTCATCGAGCGCATTCGCGAACACATCGCCGAGACCGGCAACGCGCGCGATTGCGCCATCCTCTACCGTTCCAACGCGCAGTCACGCAACTTCGAAGAACAGCTGATCCAGCGCGACCTGCCCTACCGTGTCTATGGCGGCCTGCGCTTCTTCGAGCGCGCCGAAATCAAGGACGCCCTGGCTTACCTGCGCCTGGCGTCGAACCGCCATGACGACGCCGCCTTCGAGCGCGCCGTGAATACGCCGCCACGCGGAATCGGTGACCGCACGCTCGACGAGTTGCGTCGCCGCGCGCGGAACGACAGTAGCTCGATGTGGGAGGCCATGCTCACCGAAGCCTCCATCGGCGGTCTCGCCGGACGCGCGAAGAACGCGCTCAAGGCGTTCATCGGCATGATCGACAACCTGGCGCGCACGTTTGGCGGTCACGACAAACTCGACGGTGACGAATCACCGACGGCGCTGAGCCTCGCCGAGCAGATCGAGCACGCCATCCTCCACACCGGCTTGCGCGACTTCTACGAAAACGACAAGCGCGGCAACGGCGAGGCGCGCGTCGAGAACCTCGACGAACTGGTCAACGTCGCCAGCCGCTTCGAAATGACGCCGGAAGATGTCGACGCCGGCCTCAACGAACTCTCGGCCTTCCTTTCCCACGCCTCACTGGAAGCCGGTGAAGGCCAGGGCGAGGCCTGGGACGACTGCGTCCAGCTCATGACGCTGCATTCGGCCAAAGGGCTCGAGTTTCCCATCGTGTTCCTCGTCGGCATGGAAGAAGGCCTGTTCCCCAGCCAGCGTTCCACCGAGGAAGAGAATCGCCTCGAGGAAGAACGGCGTCTGGCCTATGTGGGCATCACACGGGCTCGCGAGCGCCTGTACGTCTCCCACGCGGAGTCGCGCCGCATGCACGGCACGGAGATGCTGGCGCGGCCTTCCCGGTTCCTTGGCGAGATCCCGCCGGAACTGATCGACGAGTTGCGCCCCCGCGTGCAGGTGTCGCGACCGGCCTACGCCGACCGCTATGCGGGCGGAGGCGGCAGCAGTTCGCTGGTGGAAGCATCCCCCATCGCGCTCGGTCAGCGCGTGAGCCATCCGAAATTCGGCGAAGGCACGGTGGTCAGTGCCGAGGGCGCCGGCGCCCACATGCGGCTCCAGGTGAACTTCGAGGATGCCGGGAGCAAGTGGTTGGTTTACGCTTACGCGAATCTGACCGCGTTGTAAGGGGCTCCAACGCGCCACGCTCCCTCCCAGGGGAGCGTCATGGCGTGCCCTGCGAGCGGCGACGCCATCCGTACCAGGGACAGACACGCATGATCGTGGGGATCGACCTCGGCACCACCAACAGCCTCGTCGCGGCGTGGATCGACGGCGCGCCACGCCTCATCCCGAATGTCCTCGGCTCGGTTCTCACGCCCTCCTGTGTCGGCATCGATCAGGACGGTAGCGTGTTGGTGGGCGAGGCGGCTCGCGAGCGCCTGCAGACGCATCCCGCGCAGACCGCCTCGCTGTTCAAGCGCTACATGGGCAGTGCCAGGACCGTCCGCCTGGGCGATCGCGATTATCGGGCGGAAGAGCTTTCCGCCTTGGTCCTGCGCTCGCTGAAGGCCGATGCCGAGGCCGCCCTGGGCGTCCCGATCACCGAAGCGATCATCACGGTTCCTGCCTATTTTTCCGACGCGCAGCGTAAAGCGACGCGCACCGCCGGCGAACTGGCCGGCCTCCGGGTCGAGCGGCTCCTCAACGAACCGACGGCGGCCGCACTGGCTTATGGTCTGCACGATGCCCAGGGCGAGACCCAGTTCCTCGTCTTCGATCTCGGTGGCGGCACCTTCGATGTCTCGATCCTTGAGATGTTCGACGGCGTGATGGAAGTCCGTGCCAGCGCTGGAGACAACATGCTCGGCGGCGAAGACTTCGTGAGCCTGATCGCCGAGCTCGCGTTCAAACAAGGCATCCCCGAAGCGGCACGCGACGACGCGGTGTTCATGCAACGCCTGTTGGCGCGTGCGGAGACCGCCAAGCGCCAGCTCGGAAGCCTGTCGAGCACCGCGTTCGAGGTGTCCTGGCGCGGCAGCGACGTACGCGTCGACCTGGCGGCCGACGCCTTCGAGACGTTGTCGCAGCCCTTGCTGACGCGACTATGGCGCCCGATCGAGCGCGCGCTGCGCGATGCGCGCATCCGCGCCGCGGACCTCGACAACGTCGTCCTCGCCGGTGGTGCGACCCGCATGCCGATGATCCGCTCCCTTGCGACGCGCATGTTCGGCCGCTTCCCCGCCATGGGCCAGAATCCGGACGAAGTCGTCGCGCTCGGCGCCGCCGTCCAGGCCGGCCTCAAGATGAAGGACAAGGCACTCGACGAGATGGTGATGACGGACGTCTGTCCGTACACGCTCGGTACCGCCGTCTCGCGCCGCATGGAAGGTGGTACACGGGCGGACGGCCTTTATTCGCCGATCATCCAGCGCAATACCGTGGTGCCGGTCAGTCGCGTGCAACGCTGTGTACCGATCGACCCCAGCCAGGCGTCCCTTCGTATCGACGTCTACCAGGGCGAGTCGCGACTGGTGCGCGACAACATCCTCCTTGGTGACCTCACCGTGGCCCTGCCGTCCGGCCCGGGGCATGCGGAAGGTGTGGACGTACGATTCACCTACGACGTCAACGGCTTGCTGGAAGTCGAGGTGACTATCGTGGCCACCTCGGAGACACGCCGCCTGGTGATCGCCGGGAGCGAAGGAAGCCTGGCCCCCGCGGATATCGCACGCCGGCTCGAGGCGCTGGCCTCGCTCAAGATCCATCCGCGCGACACGCTGGAAAACCGCACCCTGCTCGCCAGGGCGGAACGCCTCTACGAACAGTTGCTCGGTGAGAGCCGCGACCATCTCGGACAGATGATCCTGCGCTTCGAGCAAACGCTGACGACCCAGGATGCGCGCCTCGTCGCACGCGACGCTGGCTTGTTCCGCGAAGCGCTGCAAAGCATCGAGGCGAACGATCATTTCGCGCCCGACATGGCTGACTGAGGCGCCCGCATGCCGTTGCCATGGTTCCTTGAGCTGCTTTCGCTCCCGCCGCACGCGGATGAGCGTGCCGTGCGCCGTGCCTACGCCACACGCGTCAAACTGATCGATCCGGCAACCGATCCGGCAGCCTTTGCACGCTTGCGCGAAGCCTACGAGGCGGCGCGAGCATGGGCTGCCGACGAGGAGCACGGTCTGGATCACGACGCGGCCGCGGCGCCACCTCCGGTTCTGACGGAGCCCGTTCCTTCTGTCGACACTCCTTCTGCTGACTCCACGGCGCAGCCTTACGCGGCGATCAATCCCCAGGAACAGGCCGTGCGTCTCGTCGACCGCCTGACCACACGCATCGCCAGTGGCGAGGCGGCGGATATCCGTGACGAACTGGACGCGTGCACGGCCGAGCTTCGGCTGCAATACATCGATGCGCCAGGGATTTTCGAGGACGTCTTCATCGATCGCCTGGCGAGGGGTCTGTTCGACAAACGGCCTTACGTGTTCACCCTGGCCATGGAGCATTTCCACTGGCAGGAAATCGGTCATCTCGCCGCGCTCGGCCCCAAGGGCATGTGGATCGAAGCGGTCGAATCGCAGCGCATGGCGTGGAACAGCCTGCCTCCCCTGCTTCGCGCGAACCGCCTCTCGCTGATCGCGGCCGCCGACGCAGCGAAGGGAAACCTCTCGACAGCGCTCGTCAGGCGCTGGTTCGAAGTCCGTGACGACTTCCATCGCTTTCCGGCGTATCTCGGGCTCTACCTGACCATGCCCCAGCAGCATGCATGGGCTACCTCGTATGACGCGCTACCCGCGACGGAAAGACAGGCCCTCGAAGCTCCGGCGAAAACGCCGAGATGGCGTTGGCCGACCCGGGAGTCGATCCGTCGCGCCTGGGGTTTTTTCTTCATCGCGTTCGTTGGCGGTTTGATCTACCTCCTCGAATCGGCGGCCACGATCCCGCGGTCGACGCCGCCGACGCCGACGCCCGTCCCGGCGGCAGTCCACAACGCCGAAACAAGCGATCTGGAGGTCACCCTCAGTGAGCCGTCCGGTTCAGCGGAACAGGACAAGGGATGGATCGTCGTCACGCTGACCAATCGCGGTCGCGTGACGCTCTATCTGAGGAAGATGCTTACCCCGCCGATGACGCCGGGGGAGCATCTTGCCCGCCCCCTTTTCACCGTTCACGATTTCCGCGGCCACCCGGCGGCGTTCGCGCGCGGCGTCGAACCCATCGACCCGGACGACGCCCGGGACGCGGCGACCTTCTATCGTCGGCTTGAGCCCGGCCAGTCGATATCGAACCGCGTCGACCTCGGCAGCGACTACGACCTGGATCCGCGCTTCAACTATTGGGTCGGGTACCGGCAACCGGTCGCGCGGACCTACCGTGTCGATGCGGACGGGACGATCCACGACGACGACGTTTACGTGGACAGCAACCGACTCATGGTGAGAGCCGTGGCACCCCATGCTGATCGCGCTCTTCCACCGCGGTAACGCGCGTGTCGATGCGATGATTACGCGACTCGGGCAAAGCCTCGGTCGCTTCACCACGCGCCAGCGCCAGTGCATTGCGATAGCAACGCTGTGCGAGTTCGGGATGGGCCTCGCCAACGAAGACGTCACCCAGCGCCTCCCAGGCATCGGCATTCGGCGCAATCGCGAGTGCGCGCTCGAGCAGGGGCTTCGCCTTGCCCCATAGGCGCGCACGTACGCACATGCGACCGACCGCCGTCAGCAACGCGGCATCGTTCGGATGCGTATCGACCCAGCTTTCCGCACGACGCAGGCGCTGTTCGAGATCTTCCGCACCCATGCCACCGTAGGTGGCGACAAGCGACGGCGACCATTCGCGACGCAAGGCCGTTTCGATTTCGTCCATGGCCGCCATGCTCTGGCCGAACTGCGACGCACGGCGCGCATACGCATCGACGGCGGCCGGGAGGCGGCGCTGACTCTTCGGCAGCTGTGACCACAGTGACGAGAGCGAAACGCCGTCCGGCGCGCTGGCGATGTACGCCGCGACCGTCCGGCTCTCCAGATCGGAAAACGCACGCGTGCCCAGTTCACCACTCTTCTGTAGGGGATCCAGCGCACGCACGGCGCTACGGGCATCGCCGGCTTCGAGCGACGCCTCGGCATATTCGATCCAGCCCGAGGGCGTGAGCGACGCACTGTTGGCTTCCGGCGCCAGCAACGCGGCCGCTTCGGTCGCGCGGCCTGCACGGCGTAGAAGACGGGCACGCAGCACGCGCGCGGCGCGCGGGGTTTCCTGGGCGGCCTGGTCGAGGGTCTCCAAAGCGCGCGTGGATTCGCCGTGGCGCTCGGCCGCTTCGGCGGCTGCCAGCAACGCGGGCCCACGGACCGACGGATAGCGCGCAGCACGGTTGAGGTCACGCTCGGCTTCGCCGTGACGACCTTCGATCAAGGCCACGAGGCCATCGGCCAGACGCCGGCGACTGAGCCGGCGATGACGACGGTTCAACGCACCGAACGGCCAGCGAATCAGGGTGACCAGCGCGGCGATCACGGCCCAGGCGAGCAGCAGCAACACCACGGCACTGACCACGGTCATCTGCAAGGTGGTGCCACGCAGACGGATAAGCACCGAGCCCGGATCGTCCGCGACCCAGTGCCAGGCAAACGCCGCGAGCACCGCGACGAGAATGAGGCCGACGATCCAGCGCCAGAGCTTCATGGCGTCGCCTTCGTGGCGGATGTCGACGACGGAGCCGGCGTGGTCGCGGCAGCCGGTGCGACGGACGCGGCCGATGCCGGGTGCGCCACGGAGCCGGCATGCGCCGGTGTCGCCGGCGCACCGGGCCGCAGCGCGTGCACCGAACGCAGGTCATGCAGTTCGGCCAGCGCGGCACCCAGTTTCGGCTCGGACCCCTTGGCCTGGCTGGCGAGCAACCCGGCAAGGCGAGCGTGTGCCGACTGCACGCTTGGCGAAGTCGGATTGAAACGCGCGGTGAGAGTGGCGTCGACGCGCTTCAGCGCGGCGGCACGGCCCAGGTCGTCGTAAGCCAACACGGCGGCCTCGGCGTGGGCGACATCCAGCGCGGCGAGTTCGCGCGCGATGCGATCGTCGGCGAGTCCCAACGGCGTACCGTCGTCGTGGCTCACCTTGACGATGCTGCCAAGCGCATCGCCGGCGCGCTGCCAGAAACCTCGCGCTTCGTTCTCGCCCACCGGCGCATCGAGATCCTTGAGCGGCAAACCGGGAATCTGCGCACGCAGGTCGGCGAGCGTAGCGAGGTCGCTCGCACGTGCCGTGGGCGCCACCGAGGCGAGCGCATCGCGCTCTGCCTTCAGGCTCTGGCGAACGGCGGCGAAGGCACTATCGCCCACGGCCGCCAGTGTCGTGTCGGCAAGGTCATAGGCGGCGAGCGCGCCGCTGGCATCGCCGAACAGGGCGAAACGCTCCTTGGCCATGCGCAGCAGGGACTCGGCTTCGTCGAGGAGCATCGCGTCGTGGCCGCTGAGGCTGCGCTCGGAGAGATTGGCGACGGCGTCTTCAAGATTTTTCGTACGTTCCGACACGCCAAGCACCTCTTCGCGCGCCGAGCGGTTCACGCCATCGGCGTCGCTGATGCGACGACGCAGGTTGGCGTTGTCGTCGCGCAGGCCATCGACCGTGCCCTGCAGCGTGTCGACCTGGCCACGAAGGCCGTTGGCCGCACCGACGTCCTGGCGCATGGCCCAGACGGTGTAAGCGGTGTAGCCAGCGGCTCCGAGCGCGGCCAGCGAGATCAGGATGGCCACGGCAAGCGCACCACCTCCGCGACGCGGTAGCGGGTCGGCAGGCCGACGCGGGCTGGTGGAGACGGGCGCGGCGGCCGGGGCCGGCGTCGCCGGGATGGGTGCGGTCGGTGGGGTCTCGGTCGTCATGCGCAGCATGCTAGCAGGCCATACGCGAACGCATGGAATAGATCGCTCAACGGCCCGTGAACGACACCCCGGCGGCGGCCGCGAGCAGGTCGCCCGGAAGGGCCGAGCGCGCCACGACGACCCGCTCGAAACCGGTCTCGAGAGCGATATCGCGAAGCCGCTCGCTGCTGACCACGGCGACAGCCTGAACCAGCCGGCGCCAGGCGGGCGCGATCAGGGCCCGATGCAGGTGGTCGAGCGCCTCGGCGCTGGACAGCAGTACGGCCGAGCGGCGGCTCAACTTCAGCAGGGGGTCGATATGACGGCGGTCGATCCGGGGAGCCACCCGGTGATAGACATGGACTTCGTCCAGCATGGCGCCGCGGGCGAGCAGCTGTTCACGCAAGAGGCCCCGACCGCCTGGCGCACCGATCAGGGCGATACGCTTTCCCTCTACCCTGGCCAGCTCAGGGAGGCCAAGCACCCCCTCGCTGTCCTGGGAGGTCTCCGGAAAACGGACGTCGGTGAGGTTGGCCGTTCGCAGGGCCCGTGCCGTGCCACGACCCACGGCGATCACCGTGGCCCGCGTGGCCAGGGGCAGCACGTCGGCCGCGAAGCGCACGGCGGCCGGGCTGGTGAAGACCAGCAGGTCGCCCCCCAGCGCGCTACGGAGCGCGGCGTCGACCGCCGAGGCGTCTTCGATGGCGCGAAGCGAAAGCCCGGGCACGCTGACCGGGATGCCGCCCAGCTTGCGAACCCGCCGGGAAAGCGGCCCCGCGGTACCCGCAGGGCGAGTGATGACGACGGTAACGTTGCGAAGAGGGTGGCTACGGCTCACGGAAGCATCCTGCTACTGAGCGCTCAGGATAGGAAGCGACGTCCGCCCGGACCACTGCCGAAGGTCGTGGTTCAGCCATACGGGTGCGAACGGTTTGCCTTGCCTCGTAGACTTCGCTGCTTATGACTCCCAACGACATCTCCCTCGCCGATCTCGAGCGCTTCATCCTCGATGGCATTCCCCTCGCGCGGGCCATGGCGGTGAGCATCGACAGCTTCGATGGCATGCGTCTGGTCATGACGGCACCGCTGCTGCCCAACATCAACGACAAGGCCTGCGCCTTCGGCGGAAGCATCGTCGCGCTCATGACCCTGACCTGCTGGGCCCTGGTCGAAGCGGTGCTGCGCCAGCGTGGAGAGGATTGCGACGTCTTCGTCGCCGACTCCACGGTGCGCTACCTGGATCCCATCTGGAACGACCTGCGCGCCGAGGCCACACTGGCGCCAGGCGCCAACTGGAAGGGTTTCTTCGGCATGCTGAAGGCCCGCGGACGGGCTCGCGGGGACTTCACCTGCGTGGTCCCCGGTGCGGACGGAAAGCCGATGGCCAGCCTGGATGCGCGTTTCGTCGCCAAACGCCGGGCATAATGCCGGCCGACGCCACGATGGAACCCGCCATGCGCCGTATCGCCCTGCTCGTCCTCGCTCTTGCCGTATCGCTCCTGTCCGGCTGCGCCACCGACGTACGTAACGAAGCGCTCACCCGCGCCACCAATTCCTATGCATCGGCGGTCCGCTGGGGCGACTGGGAAGGCGCGCAGAGCTTCATCGACAAGGACTATGCCAAGGACCACCCGCTGAGCTCGATCGAGATCAGTCGTCTGGGCCAGCTCCGTATCACCGGCTACGACGAAGGTGGCGGCCCGCGGCCCGACGGCGACAACGACATGGCCCAGGTCGTCCAGATCAACGTGGTCAACGTCAACACCCAGTCCGAGCGCACCGTGGTGGACCGCCAGCGCTGGCACTACGACGCGGAAAAGAAGAAGTGGTGGCTGATGACCGGCCTGCCCGACTTCTCGCCGAAGTAAAGCCTATATAATCGGCCGTTTATCCCCACTGGGACGCGCAAGAACACGATGAACGACGTACTGCACAAGTTGCCCGAATTCGCGAGCAACCACCTGGCGCTGGTCGCGCTGTTCGTAGCGATCCTGCTTGCCCTGCTGGGCGGCGAAGTGATGACCCTCTTCCGCAAGTGGAAGACCCTCACCCCAGCCGGCCTCACCCAGCTGATCAACCGCGATACGCCGCTTATCATCGACCTCTCGGCCAGTGCCGACTTCGAAAAGGCCCACGTCCCGGGTGCCAAGAACGTGGCCATGAGCCAGTTCGACCCGGAAACGCAGAAGGACCTGAGCAAGGCCAAGGACCTCCCGGTCGTCCTGATCGACAAGGACGGCCGCGGCGTGGGCAAGGCGGCCAACCGCCTGATCAAGGCAGGCTTCCAGAAGGTCTTCGTGCTCGACGGCGGCACCTACGCCTGGCAGACCGCCCAGCTCCCGGTCGCCAAAGGCAAAAAGTAAGAAAATGTAGGAGCCGATTCATCGGCGAAAAGCCAACAAAGCGGTGACGCCGGCCCCTTTCCTAGGGCCTAAAGCCCGTGAATCCCCGCCCGCCCCCGCAAAATCGCATCCAGCACGTCGGGCGCCACATCGAACGAATCGAAGTACAGCCGGTCCTCCGGCAGGTTCGCATCGATGAAGAGCTGGCGTCCGGCGGCGACCATCGCCGGCGGGCCGCTCATGTAGAGATCGAAGTCCGCCAGGTCCGGGAAGTCTTCCAGCAGGGCCTCGTGGATCAGGCCTTCGCGTAGCCCGCTGGCGCGCGCCGCTTCCGGATCGGACAGCACCGGCGTGAAGGTGATCGTCGGCACATCCGCCGCCCATCCCCGGGCGAGGTCGGCCAGATAGAGGTCTTCGGCGATCCGCGCACCCCAGTAGATGTGCATGGGCCGCCGCGTGCCGAGCGCGATGAAGTGCTCGACGATCGCCTTCACCGGCGCGAAGCCCGTACCGCCGGCCATGAACAGCATCGGTCGCTCGGAATCCTCGCGCGGCACGAAGGTACCTAGCGGGACCTCGATGGTCAGCCGGTCGCCGACCTTCAGCGATTCATACACCCACGAGGTAAACCCGCCACCCGGCACGTGCCGCACGTGCAACTCGACCGCGCCGTCGGCGCGTGGGCCGCTGGCGATCGAGAAAGGTCGATGCTTGCCGTCCTCGAGAATGACGTCGAGGTACTGGCCGGGCAGCCAGTTGAGCCGGTCGTCGCCGAGCGGCTTGAGCCAGATGCCGACCACGTCGGGCGCCAGCATGCGGCGCTCGATGACGACCGTCTCGGCACGGCGGTGCGGGATGTCTTCCACGGAGGCGATCTCGCGCGCCTGGATGGCGATATCGCCACGGGGAACGGCCTGGCAGAGCAGGATCGCGTGACGCATGCGCGCCGGGCCGGAGAGGGCCGTCGGCGGATTGCGCGGGTACGAACACTCACCCTCGACGAGGGTCGCCTTGCAACTTCCGCACACACCGCCCCGGCACGAATACGGGAGGGCGATTCCCGCGCGCTGGGCGGCTTCGAGCACGGTTTCGTCGGCAGCGGCGTCGAATCGCTTGCCGGACGATGTCAGGGTTACGGTGGGCACCCGCGCATTGTAGGACAATGACGGCTGATCCATTAGACGACGCCTGCCCATGGCCATCTGGAAGCAACCCATCGATCTCGCGCGGATCAACGGCTGGAGCCGCGGCACGATGATGGAGACGCTCGACATCCGCATCCTCGACGCCGGCGACGACTGGCTTCGCGGCACGATGCCCGTCGACCACCGCACGCAGCAACCGTTCGGCCTGCTGCACGGCGGCGCGTCCGTGGTCCTGGCCGAGACGCTCGGCAGCACGGCCGCCCTGCTCACCCTCGATGTGGAGAAGGAAGTCGCCGTCGGCCTGGATATCAATGCGAACCACATCCGCGGTCCACGCAGTGGCCTGGTCACCGGCACTGCCAAGGCCATCCACCTGGGGCGGACCACCCAGGTTTGGGAAATCCGCATCGAAGACGAAGCCGGCAAGCTGGTCTGCCTCGCGCGCCTGACCATGGCGGTGATCCCCTCGCCGGGCGGCGCGCCGGGAAATCTCCGCTCGTGACGGAAGGTGCGCCGTATGCGGCGCTGTCGCCCGACGTCGTCCTTGCCGCGGTGGATGAAGCCGGATCCTGGAGCGACGGCCGCCTGCTGACGCTCAACAGCTACGAGAACCGCGTCTTCCAGGTCGGCCTCGAGGACGGCGGCTTCGTCGTCGCCAAGTTCTACCGCCCGGGGCGCTGGACGGACGCCGCCATCATGGAGGAGCACGCCTTCGCCCTCGAACTGGCGGCGGCCGAATTGCCGATGGTCGCGCCGCTCGCGTTCGACGGCCAGACCATGCTGCGTCACGCCGGCTACCGTTATGCGGTGTATCCGCGACGCGGCGGGCGCGCGCCCTCGCTGGAATCGGCGGACGAGCTGGAATGGCTGGGCCGCCTCCTGGCTCGCATGCATGCCGTAGGCGCGCGCAGCCGTTTCCAGGCCCGCGGGGTTCTGGACCGGCCGACCATGATCGACGCGCCGATGCGCGCGACCCTGGGCTCGGCCTTGCTACCCGCGCACCTGTTCGACGCCTACCGCCATGCGGCCGGCCGCGTGGACGACGCGGTCGCCAACCGGATCGAAGCGGTCGGCCCGGTGCAGCGCATCCGGCTGCACGGCGACTGTCATCCCGGCAACGTGCTGTGGACCGATGCCGGCCCGCACTTCGTCGACCTGGATGATGCACGCACCGGCCCGGCCGTCCAGGACCTGTGGATGCTGGCGGGCGACGACGCCATGATGACCGCGCTGCTCGAAGGCTATGGCCAGTTCCGCGATTTCGATCCCACCGAACTGGCCCTGATTCCGGTGTTGCGTGCGATGCGTCAGGTCCACTACGCCGGATGGATCGCCGAGCGCTGGCACGATCCCGCTTTCCCCGCCGCGTTTCCCTTCGCCGCCGAGGCGCGCTGGTGGGAACAGCACATCGCCGATCTCCATGAGATCGCCGACGACCTTTAGACCCCGGAGCATCCATGCATTCGTTTTTTACCCGCGTCATCGCCGTCTTTGAAATCGCCGGTGGCCTGTTCGGCCTGGTCCATCAGTTCGATCGACTCCTCGGCGGCCGGTTCAGCGGTGTCGACGCCATCGTCGCCGTGCTCGGCGTGCTGCTTTTCGCCTTCATCCTGATCGCCGGTATTTTGCTGGCGAGCAACGACGGTCGCGGTGCACAGATGTCGATCTGGGCGCAGTTCCTCCAGGCGCCGCTCATCGCGACGCCGGTCTTCAGCTATGCCTTGTCGAGCGGCGCGTTCGTCAATCTGTTCATCACCCTGCAGCACTCGCCGCGACTCGGCTTCGACTGGTCCATCGCGACGCATGGCTGGCTGCTCTCCCTGGGCGGACCCTCGCCGGCGCACCTGGGCATCAACCTGCTGGCCCTGGTTTCCTGGCTGATCCTGCGCTTCGGCCGCTGAGCCCCGGTATCATTCACCGATGAATAGCCCTGCCCTGCCCAGCATCCGCCTGAAAACCGACCGTGTCCCCGGCCACCCGTGGGTCTGGTCGGCCCAGATCGTCAAGCCCGAAGAACGCCTGCCGCCCGGGAGCGTCGTCGACGTGCTCGATGCCAAGGGCCGCTTTGTCGGGCGCGGATTCTGGAACGGTCACGCGCGCGTC
Proteins encoded in this window:
- a CDS encoding rhodanese-like domain-containing protein, translating into MNDVLHKLPEFASNHLALVALFVAILLALLGGEVMTLFRKWKTLTPAGLTQLINRDTPLIIDLSASADFEKAHVPGAKNVAMSQFDPETQKDLSKAKDLPVVLIDKDGRGVGKAANRLIKAGFQKVFVLDGGTYAWQTAQLPVAKGKK
- a CDS encoding 2Fe-2S iron-sulfur cluster-binding protein, whose protein sequence is MPTVTLTSSGKRFDAAADETVLEAAQRAGIALPYSCRGGVCGSCKATLVEGECSYPRNPPTALSGPARMRHAILLCQAVPRGDIAIQAREIASVEDIPHRRAETVVIERRMLAPDVVGIWLKPLGDDRLNWLPGQYLDVILEDGKHRPFSIASGPRADGAVELHVRHVPGGGFTSWVYESLKVGDRLTIEVPLGTFVPREDSERPMLFMAGGTGFAPVKAIVEHFIALGTRRPMHIYWGARIAEDLYLADLARGWAADVPTITFTPVLSDPEAARASGLREGLIHEALLEDFPDLADFDLYMSGPPAMVAAGRQLFIDANLPEDRLYFDSFDVAPDVLDAILRGRAGIHGL
- a CDS encoding hotdog fold thioesterase, with protein sequence MAIWKQPIDLARINGWSRGTMMETLDIRILDAGDDWLRGTMPVDHRTQQPFGLLHGGASVVLAETLGSTAALLTLDVEKEVAVGLDINANHIRGPRSGLVTGTAKAIHLGRTTQVWEIRIEDEAGKLVCLARLTMAVIPSPGGAPGNLRS
- a CDS encoding serine/threonine protein kinase — its product is MTEGAPYAALSPDVVLAAVDEAGSWSDGRLLTLNSYENRVFQVGLEDGGFVVAKFYRPGRWTDAAIMEEHAFALELAAAELPMVAPLAFDGQTMLRHAGYRYAVYPRRGGRAPSLESADELEWLGRLLARMHAVGARSRFQARGVLDRPTMIDAPMRATLGSALLPAHLFDAYRHAAGRVDDAVANRIEAVGPVQRIRLHGDCHPGNVLWTDAGPHFVDLDDARTGPAVQDLWMLAGDDAMMTALLEGYGQFRDFDPTELALIPVLRAMRQVHYAGWIAERWHDPAFPAAFPFAAEARWWEQHIADLHEIADDL